The Canis lupus familiaris isolate Mischka breed German Shepherd chromosome 19, alternate assembly UU_Cfam_GSD_1.0, whole genome shotgun sequence genome contains a region encoding:
- the LOC119864502 gene encoding ADP-ribosylation factor-like protein 5A → MGILLTRIWRLFNHQEHKVIIVGLDNAGKTTILYQFSMNEVVHTSPTIGSNVEEIVINNTRFLMWDIGGQESLRSSWNTYYTNTEFVIVVVDSTDRERISVTREELYKMLAHEDLRKAGLLIFANKQDVKECMTVAEISQFLKLTSIKDHQWHIQACCALTGEGLCQGLEWMMSRLKIR, encoded by the exons ATGGGAATTCTGCTCACCAGGATCTGGAGGCTGTTCAATCACCAGG agcACAAGGTTATCATTGTTGGGCTGGATAATGCAGGGAAAACTACCATCCTTTACCAATT TTCTATGAATGAAGTTGTACATACATCACCTACAATAGGAAGTAATGTAGAAGAAATAGTGATTAATAACACACGTTTCCTAATGTGGGATATTGGTGGCCAAGAATCTCTTCGTTCTTCTTGGAACACTTACTATACTAACACAGAG tttGTAATAGTTGTTGTGGACAGTACAGACAGAGAAAGGATTTCTGTAACTAGAGAAGAACTCTATAAAATGTTAGCCCATGAG GACCTACGGAAAGCTGGATTGCTGATTTTTGCTAATAAACAAGATGTTAAAGAATGCATGACAGTAGCAGAAATCTCCCAGTTTTTGAAACTAACTTCTATTAAAGATCACCAGTGGCATATCCAGGCGTGCTGTGCTCTTACTGGCGAGGG ATTATGCCAAGGACTTGAATGGATGATGTCACGACTTAAGATTAGATGA